Proteins from a single region of Chryseobacterium sp. W4I1:
- a CDS encoding SMP-30/gluconolactonase/LRE family protein gives MKNISKISLVGLVLALVNCQSVNYSKMFYEDVQPEKVSDQFSFTEGPSSDKQGNVYFTDQPNDKIYYWDWKTNKVIEFLEKTGRANGTHFDKDGNLITCSDDQGEIWKISKDKKVEVILKGFEGKRLNGPNDVWNDSSGGMYFTDPLYERDYWVDFKQEIPHKSLYYRTKEGKIIKLETFTQPNGIVGSEKFKELYISDIDAGKTYVYDILSEGKLSEKRLFCEMGSDGMTLDKHGNLYLTGKGVHVFNRKGKKIYHIPIPEEWTSNVTFGGENNDVLFITASKSVYILPTRVRGTK, from the coding sequence ATGAAAAATATCTCTAAAATATCTCTGGTTGGTTTGGTTTTAGCATTGGTAAACTGCCAATCAGTAAATTACAGCAAAATGTTTTATGAAGATGTACAACCGGAAAAGGTTTCGGATCAGTTCAGTTTTACAGAGGGACCGTCTTCGGATAAGCAGGGGAATGTTTATTTCACCGACCAGCCTAATGATAAGATCTACTACTGGGACTGGAAAACGAATAAGGTAATAGAGTTTTTAGAAAAAACAGGGCGGGCCAATGGGACCCATTTTGATAAAGACGGAAACCTGATCACCTGTTCCGACGATCAGGGAGAGATCTGGAAAATTTCAAAAGATAAGAAAGTAGAAGTCATCCTGAAAGGTTTTGAAGGAAAAAGACTGAATGGTCCCAATGATGTCTGGAATGATTCATCCGGGGGAATGTATTTTACAGATCCTTTGTATGAAAGAGATTACTGGGTAGACTTTAAACAGGAAATTCCACACAAAAGTCTTTATTACAGAACAAAAGAAGGAAAGATCATTAAGCTTGAAACCTTTACCCAACCGAACGGAATAGTGGGAAGCGAAAAATTTAAAGAACTTTATATTTCAGATATTGATGCAGGAAAAACCTATGTTTATGATATTCTGAGTGAAGGAAAGCTGTCCGAAAAAAGACTGTTCTGTGAAATGGGCTCAGACGGAATGACGCTGGATAAACATGGAAACCTTTATTTAACCGGCAAAGGTGTGCATGTTTTCAACCGGAAAGGAAAGAAAATATATCATATTCCAATTCCTGAAGAATGGACTTCCAATGTCACTTTTGGGGGGGAGAATAATGATGTTTTATTTATTACAGCTTCGAAATCGGTTTATATTTTGCCAACCAGAGTAAGAGGAACAAAATAA
- a CDS encoding DEAD/DEAH box helicase, producing MQLEPLYEKLQIQDMNQMQKSTYKTTENNTDVVLLSPTGSGKTLAFLFPVLRNLKKEASGIQALILVPARELALQIEQVFKSMGTDFKVSVCYGGHDKKIEVNNLIEAPAVLIGTPGRVVYHLRNNNFDPKTIKTLVLDEFDKALELGFHEDMEYISGSLSGLSQRILTSATAMDEIPKFTGLKNEKIIDFLKLSEVKPDIQLRKVMTISEEKLDTLFHLICKIGNKRTLIFCNHREAVDRISELLKEKGIDRETFHGGMEQDERERALLKFRNDSARILITTDLASRGLDVPEVESIVHYQLPPKEDAFIHRNGRTARMNAKGFAYLIMTEDENFPFIKKDTPEENVSGFTKVPAKTPFQTIYISAGKKDKVNKVDIVGYLLKKGDLQKEELGLIEVKDTTSYVAVARNRVNDVLKRLSHEKLKGKKVKMEVAY from the coding sequence ATGCAATTAGAACCCCTTTACGAAAAACTGCAGATTCAGGATATGAATCAGATGCAGAAATCTACCTATAAAACTACGGAAAACAATACTGATGTTGTTTTGCTCTCTCCTACCGGTTCAGGGAAAACACTGGCTTTTTTATTTCCGGTTCTTAGAAATCTGAAAAAAGAAGCTTCAGGAATTCAGGCATTGATTTTAGTTCCTGCAAGAGAATTGGCACTCCAGATTGAGCAGGTTTTCAAATCGATGGGAACCGATTTTAAAGTTTCTGTCTGCTATGGTGGGCATGATAAAAAAATTGAGGTCAATAATTTAATTGAAGCTCCGGCGGTTCTTATTGGAACGCCCGGAAGAGTGGTTTATCATTTAAGAAATAATAATTTCGATCCTAAAACAATTAAGACATTGGTTCTGGATGAATTTGACAAAGCTTTGGAACTGGGTTTTCATGAAGACATGGAATATATTTCCGGTTCATTAAGCGGTCTTTCCCAGAGGATTCTGACTTCTGCAACAGCCATGGATGAAATTCCGAAGTTTACAGGCTTAAAAAACGAAAAGATCATTGATTTTCTAAAATTAAGTGAGGTAAAGCCGGATATTCAGCTCAGAAAAGTAATGACCATTTCTGAAGAAAAGCTGGACACCCTGTTTCATTTAATCTGTAAAATAGGAAATAAGAGAACATTGATCTTTTGCAACCACCGGGAAGCGGTAGACCGTATTTCTGAGCTTTTAAAAGAAAAAGGAATCGATAGGGAAACATTCCATGGCGGGATGGAACAGGATGAAAGAGAACGTGCTTTGCTGAAATTCAGAAATGATTCAGCGAGGATTTTGATTACTACTGATCTGGCTTCACGAGGTCTGGATGTGCCTGAGGTGGAATCCATTGTTCATTACCAGCTTCCTCCAAAAGAAGATGCATTTATTCACAGAAACGGCCGTACTGCGAGAATGAATGCTAAAGGTTTTGCCTATCTGATTATGACGGAAGACGAAAATTTTCCGTTCATTAAAAAAGATACTCCCGAGGAAAATGTGAGTGGCTTTACTAAAGTACCGGCAAAAACTCCTTTCCAGACGATCTATATCAGTGCAGGAAAAAAAGATAAGGTCAATAAAGTGGATATTGTAGGCTATTTACTTAAAAAAGGTGATCTTCAAAAGGAAGAACTTGGCTTGATAGAAGTAAAAGATACGACTTCTTATGTTGCCGTTGCAAGAAACAGAGTGAATGATGTTTTAAAAAGATTGAGCCACGAAAAACTGAAAGGCAAAAAGGTAAAAATGGAGGTTGCTTATTAA
- a CDS encoding site-specific DNA-methyltransferase, with protein sequence MKLYQTLESQLKKEPNYVSDNDEVKKWVVLNKAQNFDEELIGLLLDDSDLKEKFFINIKDVLIFNQNLFIHFLEQKNYLNDSYTQFKNKVGLSVDGKYLKQRNEVALVWPFKDCILEGGQSREEDKREEIFFNETLAQDEITQLLDPKVLTNAKKFDQAGEKSFDQFNRNENGTITDNLIIKGNNLLALHSLKKEFAGKVKLIYIDPPYNTGNDGFKYNDSFNHSTWLTFMRNRLNAAKDLLSDDGVIFVQCDDNEQAYLKILMDEIFVRDNFISNIVWKGRGGRQDSKFIAQIHETIVSFSKNISRLELFKVTIEDNSKYSLQDEKGKYKVQLIRKWGSNSRRIDRPNLYYGINFRDEIIFPVLPDGTDGCWRWSEVKLKKAIENNEVIFVEKEGRKELYEKIYERDGTKQVVFNSWIEESFSGQGAKTLQNLFNKKVFDYPKPEQLIEKIIEISTLENDIVLDYHLGSGTTATTAHKMNRQYIGIEQMDYIETVPIERLKKVIDGEQGGISKSVNWQGGGSFIYLELKKYNQTFIEKIEEAENSESLLQIWEEMKTKSFLNYNIDIKKQEEHLEDFKALHLNEQKQHLCELLNKNQLYVNLSSLNDENFECTPEEKKLTKDFYQLKN encoded by the coding sequence ATGAAACTATACCAAACCTTAGAATCACAGCTTAAAAAAGAACCCAATTACGTCTCCGATAATGATGAAGTTAAAAAATGGGTGGTACTGAATAAAGCACAGAATTTTGATGAAGAACTCATTGGATTGTTATTGGATGATTCAGATTTGAAAGAGAAATTTTTTATCAATATAAAAGATGTCTTGATATTCAATCAAAATCTTTTTATACATTTTCTTGAACAGAAAAATTATCTCAACGACAGCTATACTCAATTTAAGAATAAAGTTGGTTTGTCAGTTGATGGCAAATATCTGAAACAACGGAATGAAGTGGCTTTGGTCTGGCCGTTCAAAGATTGTATTTTGGAGGGCGGACAAAGCCGTGAAGAGGATAAAAGAGAAGAAATCTTCTTTAATGAAACTTTGGCGCAGGATGAAATAACTCAATTACTTGATCCAAAAGTTCTGACAAATGCCAAAAAGTTTGATCAGGCTGGTGAAAAGAGTTTTGACCAATTCAATCGCAACGAAAACGGAACCATTACCGATAATTTGATTATTAAAGGAAATAATCTTCTCGCATTGCATTCCTTAAAGAAAGAATTTGCTGGAAAAGTGAAACTGATTTATATCGATCCGCCTTATAATACTGGAAATGATGGATTTAAATATAATGATAGTTTTAATCATTCGACTTGGTTGACTTTTATGAGGAATAGATTAAATGCTGCAAAAGATTTGTTAAGTGATGATGGGGTTATTTTTGTTCAATGTGATGATAATGAGCAGGCTTATCTTAAAATTTTAATGGATGAAATTTTTGTCAGAGATAATTTTATCAGCAATATAGTTTGGAAAGGAAGAGGAGGAAGACAGGATAGTAAGTTTATAGCACAAATTCATGAAACAATTGTTTCTTTTTCAAAGAATATTTCAAGATTGGAACTTTTTAAAGTTACAATTGAAGATAATTCTAAATATTCCTTACAAGATGAAAAAGGAAAGTATAAAGTTCAATTAATTAGAAAATGGGGAAGTAATAGCAGAAGAATTGATAGACCTAATTTATATTATGGTATAAATTTTAGAGATGAAATTATTTTTCCTGTTCTTCCAGATGGAACAGATGGTTGTTGGAGATGGAGTGAGGTTAAACTTAAAAAAGCAATTGAAAATAATGAAGTGATATTTGTTGAAAAAGAAGGCAGAAAGGAGTTGTATGAAAAAATATATGAAAGAGATGGAACAAAACAAGTGGTTTTTAATTCGTGGATTGAAGAATCTTTTTCTGGTCAAGGAGCTAAAACTCTTCAGAACTTATTTAACAAAAAAGTATTTGACTATCCTAAACCAGAGCAATTAATTGAAAAAATTATAGAAATTTCTACTTTAGAAAATGATATTGTTTTAGATTATCATCTCGGAAGCGGAACAACTGCAACAACAGCCCATAAAATGAATAGACAATATATCGGGATTGAGCAAATGGATTATATAGAAACCGTACCTATTGAGCGTTTAAAAAAAGTAATCGATGGTGAACAAGGCGGCATTTCCAAATCCGTCAACTGGCAAGGCGGCGGCTCATTCATTTACCTCGAACTCAAAAAATACAACCAAACTTTCATCGAGAAAATTGAAGAAGCTGAAAATTCTGAAAGTCTTCTGCAAATCTGGGAAGAAATGAAAACCAAATCCTTTCTGAATTACAACATTGATATCAAAAAGCAAGAAGAACACTTGGAAGATTTTAAAGCTTTACATCTGAATGAACAAAAACAGCATCTCTGCGAACTGCTCAATAAAAATCAGCTGTATGTGAATCTGTCTTCACTTAATGACGAAAATTTTGAGTGTACGCCGGAAGAAAAGAAACTAACTAAAGATTTTTACCAACTTAAAAATTAA
- a CDS encoding DEAD/DEAH box helicase family protein, giving the protein MAFLYDTLLQEFGKRAISQVPVPTQISDNLKFSQRPYQQEAFQRFILCHSENFAGKPHKPLHLLYNMATGSGKTLVMAGLLLYLYEKGYRNFLFFVNSNNIIQKTKDNFLNPQTSKYLFSNKIVINGKEILLKQVDNFDEADDENINIKFTTIQQLHTDLNNTKENSVTYEDFTDKRIVMIADEAHHLSSGTKNGNLFGSWEETVLKILHQSFDNILLEFTATLDYESREIINKYKDKVIYKYDLSHFRTDKFSKEINLVRSLYDEKERVIQALILNLYRQELATINNINLKPVILFKAKKTIKESEQNKENFHQLIEEFSETMLGKIKKTSTVPIVQKAFQFFEAKNISLNDMVKRIQTNFREENCLSANNDSEAEKNQILLNTLEDENNPIRAVFAVQKLNEGWDVLNLFDIVRLYEDRDGKDGNPGKTTLSEAQLIGRGARYYPFALEVGEDKFIRKYDDDISNDLKILEELYYHTKEDSRYISELKKALVETGIYEDEANLETKQLKLKPIFKKSDLYKKGYVFSNKKLPKNFNKVNSFTDFNINKTNYRHQLSSGGGRVSSVFFELENPVSFDEVIKTRDVELKNIPKHIIRHALGQNPFYYFDNLSHYFPNISSLSVFIEDKEYLGDLEITFTGSYNRLQELSHFDYLQALNGLLQNLEADIKNNSTEYEGSEYYPQPIHQVFRDKEIRVAKGNERAKGQEELVSNESWYAYNANYGTIEEKKFVELFSRRFEGFSQKFENIHLIRNEREIKIFDKYGRAFEPDFILFCNQKREEQLTFQVFIEPKGTHLIGYDKWKEDFLKVIGNEKKSIKIYTDTYKITAVPFYNYGNENEFKRALESTFEI; this is encoded by the coding sequence ATGGCATTTCTATACGATACCCTTTTACAGGAATTTGGAAAAAGAGCCATTTCTCAGGTTCCGGTTCCAACACAAATTTCGGATAATTTGAAATTCAGCCAAAGACCTTATCAGCAGGAAGCATTTCAGCGTTTTATTCTTTGCCACTCAGAAAATTTTGCTGGCAAACCGCATAAACCGCTTCATCTGCTGTATAATATGGCAACAGGGAGTGGGAAAACTTTGGTCATGGCAGGTTTGCTGCTTTATTTGTATGAAAAAGGATACCGGAATTTCCTGTTTTTTGTCAACAGTAATAATATCATCCAGAAAACCAAAGACAACTTTCTTAATCCTCAAACATCTAAATATTTGTTTAGCAATAAAATTGTCATCAATGGGAAAGAAATTTTACTGAAACAGGTTGATAACTTTGATGAAGCCGATGATGAGAATATCAATATCAAATTTACAACCATTCAGCAGCTGCACACTGATTTAAACAATACCAAAGAAAACAGTGTTACCTACGAAGATTTTACAGATAAAAGAATAGTGATGATTGCCGATGAAGCACATCATTTAAGCAGTGGTACCAAGAACGGAAATCTCTTCGGAAGCTGGGAAGAAACAGTTTTGAAAATCCTTCACCAGAGTTTTGACAATATCCTTTTGGAATTTACGGCAACTCTGGATTATGAAAGCCGGGAAATTATCAATAAATATAAGGACAAAGTTATTTATAAATATGACCTTTCGCACTTCAGGACAGATAAGTTTTCTAAAGAAATCAATCTTGTCCGTTCTTTGTATGACGAGAAAGAACGTGTTATTCAGGCTTTGATTCTTAATTTGTACCGCCAGGAACTGGCAACGATTAATAATATCAATTTAAAACCCGTGATTCTTTTCAAAGCAAAAAAGACGATCAAAGAATCTGAGCAGAATAAAGAAAATTTCCATCAGCTCATTGAAGAGTTTTCAGAAACAATGCTGGGAAAAATCAAAAAAACGTCTACTGTTCCCATTGTTCAAAAGGCTTTTCAGTTTTTTGAGGCCAAAAATATTTCATTGAATGACATGGTAAAACGAATTCAAACGAATTTCCGGGAAGAAAACTGCCTGAGTGCCAATAATGATTCTGAAGCAGAGAAAAATCAAATTTTACTCAATACGCTGGAAGATGAAAATAATCCGATTCGTGCGGTATTTGCTGTTCAGAAGCTGAATGAAGGATGGGATGTCCTCAATTTGTTTGATATTGTAAGATTATATGAAGACCGTGACGGAAAAGACGGAAATCCAGGTAAAACAACACTTTCGGAAGCACAGCTGATCGGTCGTGGAGCAAGATATTATCCTTTTGCACTGGAAGTTGGAGAGGATAAATTTATTCGGAAATATGATGATGATATTTCAAATGATTTAAAAATACTGGAAGAACTATATTATCACACCAAAGAAGACAGCCGTTATATTTCGGAACTGAAAAAAGCTTTGGTAGAAACAGGAATTTATGAAGATGAAGCGAATCTTGAAACCAAACAGTTAAAACTGAAACCAATATTCAAAAAATCAGACTTATATAAAAAAGGATATGTTTTCTCCAATAAAAAATTACCGAAAAACTTTAATAAGGTAAATTCTTTCACTGACTTCAATATTAACAAAACCAATTACCGGCATCAGCTTTCTTCGGGTGGTGGAAGAGTTTCCAGCGTATTTTTTGAATTAGAAAATCCGGTTTCTTTTGATGAGGTTATAAAGACTAGAGATGTTGAACTTAAGAATATCCCGAAACATATTATCAGACATGCCCTGGGCCAGAATCCGTTTTATTATTTTGATAATCTTTCCCATTATTTTCCCAACATTTCGTCACTTTCAGTTTTTATTGAAGATAAAGAATATTTAGGTGATTTGGAAATTACATTCACAGGAAGTTATAACCGTCTTCAGGAACTTTCACACTTTGATTATCTTCAGGCGTTGAATGGTCTTTTACAAAACCTGGAAGCAGATATTAAAAATAATTCTACAGAATATGAAGGCTCAGAATATTATCCACAACCTATTCATCAGGTTTTCAGGGATAAGGAAATCAGGGTGGCTAAAGGTAATGAAAGAGCAAAAGGGCAGGAAGAATTAGTTTCAAATGAATCCTGGTATGCATACAATGCCAATTACGGAACCATTGAAGAAAAGAAATTTGTAGAATTGTTTTCCAGACGTTTTGAAGGGTTCAGCCAGAAATTTGAAAATATTCATCTGATCCGAAATGAAAGAGAGATTAAAATCTTTGATAAATATGGTCGTGCTTTTGAACCCGATTTTATTTTATTTTGTAATCAAAAAAGGGAAGAGCAATTAACGTTTCAGGTATTTATAGAACCTAAAGGAACTCATTTGATAGGCTACGACAAATGGAAAGAGGATTTTCTGAAAGTAATCGGGAATGAAAAAAAATCTATTAAAATCTATACAGATACCTACAAGATTACAGCCGTGCCATTCTATAATTATGGAAATGAAAATGAATTTAAAAGAGCTTTAGAAAGTACCTTCGAAATTTAA